Proteins found in one Acinetobacter sp. XH1741 genomic segment:
- a CDS encoding molybdopterin molybdotransferase MoeA has protein sequence MSGCGAERGLISIDEALDLVINKPKNLSVISQTLTNSLSSYLAEDIYSEINLPSFSQSAVDGYAICSRAEDLNNQKFQVTGEIRAGSESHDILSEGQAIRIFTGGKTPEGTTHVARQEIVSVISAQEISLTEHIRPQADIRFTGEEIQQGQLLAETGQFLNIGSLAALSMAGVQELTVYRRPKVAVLVTGDEVAQTADDLIVGKVFDANGPLLKAWFEDYSLDIELIHVADEAIQVTNYFNQLKDTHDVIITTGGVSVGDYDFVRPCAFEVGFEQIFWKVKQKPGKPLFFAEYHNSQVSHSCYLLGLPGNPAAVYVAMQVYGKSLLDALQGNRRGPEWFTAILEHDLKEDARERFLRMHAYFDNGQLKVKSLAKQQSHMLSNLMQANCLVRIPAGTKLESGTLLKGIFISN, from the coding sequence ATGTCAGGTTGTGGTGCTGAGCGTGGATTAATCAGTATAGATGAAGCGCTAGATTTAGTTATAAATAAGCCTAAAAACTTAAGTGTTATTTCACAGACTTTAACAAATAGCCTAAGTAGTTACCTTGCAGAAGATATTTACTCTGAAATTAATTTACCAAGCTTTTCTCAAAGTGCTGTAGATGGTTATGCAATTTGTAGTCGTGCAGAAGATTTAAATAATCAAAAGTTTCAGGTCACAGGTGAAATTCGTGCAGGAAGCGAGAGCCATGACATCCTAAGCGAAGGTCAGGCAATTCGTATATTTACTGGCGGTAAAACTCCTGAAGGAACGACTCATGTTGCGAGGCAAGAAATTGTATCTGTTATTTCAGCACAAGAAATTTCGTTAACTGAGCATATTCGTCCTCAAGCTGATATTCGTTTTACCGGAGAAGAAATTCAGCAGGGACAGTTGCTTGCTGAAACAGGGCAGTTTCTAAATATTGGAAGTTTGGCTGCCTTAAGTATGGCAGGTGTACAGGAACTTACGGTTTATCGCAGACCTAAAGTTGCGGTTTTAGTAACGGGCGATGAAGTTGCTCAAACGGCAGATGATTTAATCGTTGGAAAAGTCTTTGATGCAAATGGGCCTTTATTAAAAGCTTGGTTTGAAGATTATAGTTTAGATATCGAACTCATTCATGTGGCAGATGAGGCAATACAAGTCACCAATTACTTCAATCAGCTAAAAGACACTCATGATGTGATTATAACGACTGGTGGAGTTTCGGTAGGAGACTATGACTTTGTTCGACCATGTGCTTTCGAAGTTGGTTTTGAACAAATCTTTTGGAAAGTTAAGCAAAAACCGGGTAAACCGTTATTCTTTGCTGAATACCATAATTCACAAGTTTCGCATTCTTGTTATTTATTAGGCTTACCGGGCAATCCGGCTGCGGTCTATGTAGCAATGCAAGTTTATGGTAAGTCTTTGCTTGATGCGTTGCAGGGCAATAGACGTGGACCAGAATGGTTTACTGCAATTTTAGAGCATGATTTAAAAGAAGATGCGCGTGAACGTTTTCTGCGAATGCATGCTTATTTTGACAATGGACAACTTAAAGTAAAAAGTCTGGCAAAACAGCAATCACATATGCTGAGTAACCTTATGCAAGCCAATTGTTTAGTACGTATTCCTGCGGGTACAAAACTAGAGTCGGGTACTTTGCTAAAAGGGATCTTTATTTCAAATTAG